A stretch of the Thermus hydrothermalis genome encodes the following:
- the hisS gene encoding histidine--tRNA ligase, which produces MAVRGTKDLFGKELRLHQHIVATARRVLEAAGAMELITPVFEETQVFEKGVGAATDIVRKEMFTFQDRGGRSLTLRPEGTAAMVRAYLEHGMKVWPQPVRLWMAGPMFRAERPQKGRYRQFHQVNYEALGSESPILDAEAVVLLYESLKELGLRRLSVKLSSVGDPEDRARYNAYLREVLGPYRDALSEDSQERLDLNPMRILDSKDEKDQALLRELKVRPMLDFLGEEALAHLKAVERHLNRLGVPYELEPALVRGLDYYVRTAFEVHHEEIGAQSALGGGGRYDGLSELLGGPRVPGVGFAFGVERVALALEAEGFGLPEGKGPDLYLIPLTEEAVAEAFYLAERLRPRLRVEYALSPKKPGKGVEEALKRNAAFAGFLGEDELRAGEVTLKRLATGEQVRLPQTEALGFLLSALA; this is translated from the coding sequence ATGGCCGTCCGGGGCACCAAGGACCTTTTCGGCAAGGAGCTTCGGCTCCACCAGCACATCGTGGCCACCGCCCGGCGGGTCCTCGAGGCGGCGGGGGCCATGGAGCTCATCACCCCCGTCTTTGAGGAAACCCAGGTGTTTGAAAAGGGGGTAGGGGCCGCCACGGACATCGTGCGCAAGGAGATGTTCACCTTCCAAGACCGGGGCGGGCGCTCCCTCACCCTGCGCCCCGAGGGCACCGCCGCCATGGTGCGGGCCTATCTGGAGCACGGGATGAAGGTCTGGCCCCAGCCCGTGCGGCTTTGGATGGCAGGCCCCATGTTCCGGGCGGAAAGGCCCCAGAAAGGGCGCTACCGCCAGTTCCACCAGGTGAACTACGAGGCCCTGGGCTCGGAAAGCCCCATCCTGGACGCCGAAGCCGTGGTGCTCCTCTACGAAAGCCTCAAGGAGCTGGGCCTAAGGCGCCTTTCCGTGAAGCTCTCCTCCGTAGGGGATCCGGAGGACCGGGCCCGGTACAACGCCTACCTGCGGGAGGTCTTGGGGCCCTATCGGGATGCGCTTTCCGAGGACTCCCAGGAGCGGCTTGACCTCAACCCCATGCGCATCCTGGACTCCAAGGACGAGAAGGACCAGGCCCTTTTGCGGGAGCTCAAGGTGCGGCCCATGCTGGACTTCCTGGGGGAGGAGGCCTTGGCCCACCTGAAGGCGGTGGAACGCCACCTAAACCGGCTTGGCGTGCCCTACGAGCTAGAGCCCGCCTTGGTGCGGGGCCTGGACTACTACGTGCGCACCGCCTTTGAGGTGCACCACGAGGAGATCGGGGCCCAGTCCGCCCTGGGGGGCGGGGGGCGGTACGATGGGCTTTCCGAGCTCCTCGGGGGGCCAAGGGTGCCGGGGGTGGGCTTCGCCTTCGGCGTGGAGCGGGTGGCCCTGGCCCTCGAGGCGGAGGGCTTCGGCCTGCCCGAGGGAAAGGGCCCCGACCTCTACCTCATCCCCCTCACGGAGGAGGCGGTGGCCGAGGCCTTCTACCTGGCGGAGCGCCTGCGGCCCAGGCTCCGGGTGGAGTACGCCCTAAGCCCCAAGAAACCGGGCAAGGGGGTGGAGGAGGCCCTGAAGCGGAACGCTGCCTTCGCCGGCTTCCTGGGCGAGGACGAGCTTAGGGCGGGAGAGGTAACCCTAAAGCGCCTTGCCACCGGGGAACAGGTGCGGCTTCCCCAGACGGAAGCCCTCGGTTTCCTCCTTTCCGCCTTAGCGTGA
- the aspS gene encoding aspartate--tRNA ligase, translating to MRRTHYAGSLREEHAGEEVVLEGWVNRRRDLGGLIFLDLRDREGLVQLVAHPDSPAYAVAERVRSEWVVRAKGRVRLRPEPNPRLPTGRVEVELEALEVLAEAKTPPFPVDAGWRGEEDKEASEELRLKYRYLDLRRKRMQENLRLRHRVIKAIWDFLDREGFVQVETPFLTKSTPEGARDFLVPYRHQPGLFYALPQSPQLFKQMLMVAGLDRYFQIARCFRDEDLRADRQPDFTQLDLEMSFVEVEDILTLNERLMAHVFREALGLDLPLPFPRLPYSEAMERYGSDKPDLRFGLELKEVGHLFRDSPFQLFQQAESVKALSAPKALSRKEVAELEEVAKRHGAGGLAFARVEEGGFSGGVAKFLDPVREALLQATGARPGDTLLFVAASRKVAAEALGQVRLALADLLALPREGFRFLWVVDFPLLEWDEARGAWTYMHHPFTSPHPEDLPLLDTAPGQVRALAYDLVLNGVEVGGGSIRIHDPALQAKMFTLLGIGEEEQREKFGFFLEALTYGAPPHGGIAWGLDRLLALMTGSPSIREVIAFPKNKEGKDPLTGAPSPVPEEQLRELGLMVIRHG from the coding sequence ATGCGCCGCACCCACTACGCCGGAAGCCTTAGGGAAGAGCATGCGGGAGAGGAGGTGGTCCTGGAGGGCTGGGTGAACCGCCGCCGGGACCTGGGGGGCCTCATCTTTTTGGACCTCCGGGACCGGGAAGGCCTAGTGCAGCTCGTGGCCCATCCGGATAGCCCCGCCTACGCCGTGGCCGAACGGGTGCGCTCCGAGTGGGTGGTGCGGGCCAAGGGCCGGGTGCGCCTCCGCCCTGAGCCCAACCCCCGCCTGCCCACGGGCCGGGTGGAGGTGGAGCTAGAGGCCCTAGAGGTCTTGGCCGAGGCCAAGACCCCGCCCTTCCCGGTGGACGCCGGCTGGCGGGGAGAGGAGGACAAGGAGGCTTCCGAAGAACTTCGCCTAAAGTACCGCTACCTGGACCTCCGCAGGAAGCGGATGCAGGAGAACCTGCGCCTGCGCCACCGGGTCATCAAGGCCATTTGGGACTTCCTGGACCGGGAAGGTTTCGTCCAGGTGGAAACCCCCTTCCTCACCAAGAGCACCCCGGAAGGGGCCCGGGACTTCCTCGTCCCCTACCGCCACCAACCGGGCCTCTTTTACGCCCTGCCCCAGTCCCCCCAGCTTTTCAAGCAGATGCTCATGGTGGCGGGGTTGGACCGCTACTTCCAGATCGCCCGTTGCTTCCGGGACGAGGACCTGCGCGCCGACCGCCAGCCCGACTTCACCCAGTTGGACCTGGAGATGAGCTTCGTGGAGGTGGAGGACATCCTCACCCTCAACGAGCGCCTCATGGCCCACGTCTTCCGGGAGGCCTTGGGCCTGGACCTCCCCCTCCCCTTCCCCCGCCTCCCCTACTCGGAGGCCATGGAGCGCTACGGCTCGGACAAGCCCGACCTGCGCTTCGGGCTTGAGCTAAAGGAGGTGGGCCACCTCTTCCGGGATAGCCCCTTCCAACTCTTCCAACAGGCGGAAAGCGTGAAGGCCCTCTCCGCCCCCAAGGCCCTTTCCCGGAAGGAGGTGGCCGAGCTGGAAGAGGTGGCCAAGCGCCACGGGGCGGGGGGGCTCGCCTTCGCCCGGGTGGAGGAGGGGGGCTTCTCCGGGGGCGTGGCCAAGTTCTTGGATCCGGTGCGGGAAGCCCTCCTCCAGGCCACGGGAGCCAGGCCCGGGGACACCCTTCTCTTCGTGGCGGCAAGCCGCAAGGTGGCGGCGGAGGCCCTGGGGCAGGTGCGCCTCGCCCTGGCCGACCTCTTGGCCTTGCCCCGGGAAGGCTTCCGCTTCCTTTGGGTGGTGGACTTTCCCCTTTTGGAGTGGGACGAGGCGCGGGGAGCTTGGACCTACATGCACCACCCCTTCACGAGCCCCCACCCCGAGGACCTGCCCCTTTTGGACACGGCACCGGGCCAGGTTAGGGCCCTGGCCTACGACCTGGTCCTGAACGGGGTGGAGGTGGGGGGCGGGTCCATCCGCATCCACGACCCCGCCCTACAGGCCAAGATGTTCACCCTCCTGGGCATCGGCGAGGAGGAGCAGAGGGAGAAGTTTGGGTTTTTCCTCGAGGCCCTCACCTACGGGGCCCCGCCCCACGGGGGCATCGCCTGGGGCCTGGACCGCCTCCTGGCCCTCATGACCGGTAGCCCCTCCATCCGCGAGGTCATCGCCTTCCCCAAGAACAAGGAGGGCAAGGACCCCTTGACCGGGGCCCCAAGCCCCGTGCCCGAGGAGCAACTCCGGGAACTGGGCCTTATGGTGATCCGCCATGGCTAG
- a CDS encoding PhzF family phenazine biosynthesis protein — protein MARIPYVLVDAFAPTPGAGNRVAIVLDARGMSGEEMRQVAKRLSEPETAFLTERQGTVFAVRFFTPGGEVEFSGHAAVALGLALVRLGLAPEGTERLILHTPAEALPVEIAYEAGEPRKAWVRGPTPRFRDLPPFQALKEVLEALGSDERYLHRGLPYGVAYTGLWSLFVPLVAPGVVDALEPDMALLAEISRKLEVATVHAYAPMGPRSFYARDFAPLLGIPEDPVTGSANAALGALLARAGVVPKREGRVHLSIYQGHRLGNPGMVEVEVEYSPTGVPLAVRLGGEAAIVATGEL, from the coding sequence ATGGCTAGGATCCCCTACGTTCTCGTGGACGCCTTCGCCCCCACCCCGGGGGCGGGAAACCGCGTGGCCATCGTCTTGGACGCCCGGGGGATGAGCGGGGAGGAGATGCGCCAGGTGGCGAAAAGGCTTTCCGAGCCCGAAACCGCCTTTCTCACCGAAAGGCAGGGCACCGTCTTCGCCGTGCGCTTCTTCACGCCGGGGGGAGAGGTGGAGTTTTCCGGCCACGCCGCCGTGGCCCTGGGCCTGGCCCTGGTGCGCTTGGGCCTCGCCCCCGAGGGCACCGAGCGCCTCATCCTCCACACCCCAGCGGAAGCCCTCCCGGTGGAGATCGCCTACGAGGCGGGGGAGCCCAGGAAGGCCTGGGTGCGGGGGCCCACCCCGAGGTTCCGGGACCTGCCCCCCTTCCAGGCCCTGAAGGAGGTCCTCGAGGCCTTGGGCTCCGATGAGCGCTACCTCCACCGGGGCCTGCCCTACGGGGTGGCCTACACGGGGCTTTGGAGCCTTTTCGTCCCCTTGGTGGCCCCGGGGGTGGTGGACGCCCTGGAGCCGGACATGGCCCTCCTGGCCGAGATTTCCCGGAAACTAGAGGTGGCCACGGTCCACGCCTACGCCCCCATGGGGCCAAGGAGCTTCTACGCCCGGGACTTCGCCCCCCTCCTCGGCATCCCCGAGGACCCGGTGACGGGCTCGGCCAACGCCGCCCTGGGGGCGCTTCTGGCCCGGGCGGGGGTGGTGCCGAAGCGGGAAGGGAGGGTCCACCTTTCCATCTACCAGGGCCACCGCTTGGGCAACCCGGGGATGGTGGAGGTGGAGGTGGAGTATAGCCCCACGGGGGTTCCCCTTGCCGTGAGGCTGGGGGGTGAGGCGGCCATCGTGGCCACGGGCGAGCTCTGA
- a CDS encoding HAD family hydrolase has translation MVRLVFVDVDGTLVGKEGVPPCVWPAVEAAKARGLRLALLTGRPGRGEALRLARRLDPEGLHVFESGAVVLSLSQDPHEPQARPFFVAALPEEAAKKAVRLARRLSLPLEGYTADGGFFVEGDSPLLEAHQRLLGVEAEGADLLGLTSPLVRLQVLAGPEAPLGAFLDALPEELSAHVAESPKMPGVRFVSLTRRGVGKLLGARLVAEAYGLDLLACAMVGDGENDLEVLQAVGLGIAMGNAPLSVKQAAKRVVAPVDACGLAEALAALG, from the coding sequence ATGGTGCGCCTGGTCTTCGTGGACGTGGACGGCACCCTGGTGGGGAAGGAGGGGGTACCCCCGTGCGTCTGGCCGGCGGTGGAGGCGGCCAAGGCCCGGGGCCTGCGCCTCGCCCTCCTCACGGGCCGCCCGGGGCGGGGGGAAGCCCTGCGCCTGGCCCGGCGGCTTGACCCCGAGGGCCTCCACGTCTTTGAGTCGGGGGCGGTGGTCCTCTCCCTTTCCCAAGACCCCCACGAGCCCCAGGCGAGGCCCTTTTTCGTGGCGGCCTTGCCCGAGGAGGCGGCCAAGAAAGCGGTGCGCCTCGCCCGGAGGCTTTCCCTCCCCTTGGAGGGCTACACCGCCGACGGGGGCTTTTTCGTGGAAGGGGATAGCCCCCTCCTCGAGGCCCACCAAAGGCTTTTGGGGGTGGAGGCGGAGGGGGCGGACCTCCTAGGGCTAACAAGCCCCTTGGTACGCCTCCAGGTGTTGGCTGGGCCCGAGGCGCCTTTGGGAGCCTTTTTGGATGCCTTGCCCGAGGAGCTTTCCGCCCACGTGGCCGAAAGCCCCAAGATGCCCGGGGTGCGCTTCGTTTCCCTCACCCGAAGGGGCGTGGGCAAGCTTTTGGGGGCCCGCTTGGTGGCGGAGGCCTATGGGCTAGACCTTCTGGCCTGCGCCATGGTGGGGGATGGGGAGAACGACCTCGAGGTCCTCCAGGCGGTGGGCCTCGGCATCGCCATGGGGAACGCCCCGCTAAGCGTAAAGCAGGCGGCCAAGCGGGTGGTGGCCCCCGTGGACGCCTGCGGCCTGGCGGAAGCCCTGGCCGCCCTCGGGTAA